One Desulfurella sp. genomic region harbors:
- a CDS encoding fumarylacetoacetate hydrolase family protein, which yields MKFLRFYYENKEYYGLLENESVKCLSNNFLYNNFEVIKEANINDVKILPPVLPSKIIGIGLNYNDHIQEMKDEKPSVPKMFIKPSSTVIGPNEPIIYPKHMSKRVDYEGELGVVIGRVCKNVSVDQARDYIFGYTIINDVTARDLQSIDGQWTRAKGFDTFAPIGPFIETEVDPMNLKITTKLNGQIRQNSTTSHMIFNVYELVSFISQIMTLYPGDLIASGTPSGVGGVEVGDVIEIEIEKIGKLINPVKE from the coding sequence ATGAAGTTTTTGAGATTCTATTATGAGAATAAAGAGTATTATGGGTTGCTTGAAAATGAAAGTGTAAAGTGTTTGTCAAATAATTTTTTGTATAACAATTTTGAAGTTATTAAAGAAGCTAACATAAATGACGTAAAAATTTTGCCACCAGTTTTACCTTCAAAAATCATTGGCATTGGTCTTAATTATAACGATCATATTCAGGAAATGAAAGATGAAAAGCCAAGTGTGCCTAAAATGTTTATTAAACCTTCAAGTACTGTTATTGGTCCAAACGAACCTATTATCTATCCCAAACATATGTCAAAAAGAGTTGATTACGAAGGAGAACTGGGTGTGGTAATTGGCAGAGTATGTAAAAATGTATCTGTCGATCAAGCTAGAGATTACATATTTGGCTATACGATAATAAATGATGTTACAGCAAGAGATTTACAATCAATTGATGGACAATGGACCAGGGCAAAAGGTTTTGATACATTTGCACCAATTGGTCCTTTTATTGAAACTGAAGTTGATCCCATGAATCTAAAAATTACAACAAAACTAAATGGGCAAATCAGACAAAATTCTACAACATCACACATGATATTTAATGTATATGAGCTTGTTTCATTTATATCTCAAATAATGACATTATATCCGGGCGATTTAATAGCTTCTGGTACGCCAAGCGGTGTTGGCGGTGTTGAAGTAGGTGATGTTATAGAGATTGAAATAGAAAAAATAGGTAAATTAATAAATCCAGTAAAGGAGTAA
- a CDS encoding Sua5/YciO/YrdC/YwlC family protein, protein MKTIVCKDKDAFKYLYNIKNGVVIYPADTIYGIGAFIFNTYANKKIFKIKRRDLSNPLIVLCSLDFVLKSAYVDEEALNLLNLGATLILKNKINLPFYVSKNGKTAYRLAFDPYIKKIVERFALTSTSVNISKKQPINNSKELIKYYFGIVDVIITGKTKNTASTIVDFENKVILREGNGVETIKNFLGGI, encoded by the coding sequence ATGAAAACAATTGTTTGTAAAGATAAAGATGCTTTTAAGTATTTATATAACATTAAAAATGGTGTTGTTATTTACCCGGCAGATACAATATATGGTATTGGGGCATTCATATTTAATACTTACGCAAACAAAAAGATTTTTAAGATAAAAAGAAGAGATTTATCAAATCCGCTAATAGTACTGTGCAGTCTAGATTTTGTTTTAAAAAGTGCATACGTGGATGAAGAAGCTTTGAATTTGTTAAATTTAGGCGCTACTTTAATTTTAAAAAATAAAATAAATTTGCCTTTTTATGTTTCAAAGAATGGAAAAACTGCTTATCGTCTTGCCTTTGATCCTTATATTAAAAAAATTGTAGAGCGTTTTGCGCTAACTTCAACAAGTGTTAATATCTCAAAAAAACAGCCAATTAATAACTCAAAAGAATTGATAAAGTATTATTTTGGCATTGTTGATGTTATTATAACAGGTAAGACAAAAAACACAGCATCCACTATTGTAGATTTTGAAAATAAAGTTATATTAAGAGAAGGCAATGGAGTCGAAACTATTAAAAATTTTTTGGGGGGTATATGA
- a CDS encoding LL-diaminopimelate aminotransferase, translating to MFKLSERIEKLPPYLFAEIDKLKTEVKQKGVEIIDLGIGDPDIPTPKEIIEAAKQALEDPQNHQYPSYEGSFEFRAAVANWYKDRFNVDLDPQNECLALIGSKEGIAHLPLAFIDKGDYTLVPDPGYPVYATATMFAGGSVYKMPLLKENGFLPDLDAIDKSVLNKTKIMFINYPNNPTSAIATKDFYNRVVELALKYGFLVASDNAYSEIYYDNYKPVSFLEIDGAKEVGIELHSFSKTFNMTGWRIGFAVGNKEGIYGLAKIKTNVDSGVFGALQTAGIFALNNYKMLNEPIRKIFQERKNQMTQALRKANFDFEEPLATFYFWVKVPHGYNSKDFTKKLLEEKGIVVTPGVGFGEYGEGYFRISITNPNIQKAVDAIKSL from the coding sequence ATGTTTAAACTCTCAGAAAGGATTGAAAAGCTGCCACCTTATTTGTTTGCAGAAATTGATAAACTAAAGACAGAGGTAAAGCAAAAAGGCGTTGAGATTATTGATTTAGGCATAGGTGATCCAGATATACCAACGCCAAAAGAAATTATTGAAGCTGCAAAACAAGCCCTTGAGGATCCTCAAAACCATCAGTACCCCTCATACGAAGGAAGTTTTGAGTTTAGAGCAGCTGTAGCAAACTGGTATAAAGATAGGTTTAATGTAGATTTAGACCCACAAAATGAGTGTCTTGCTCTAATTGGCTCAAAAGAAGGCATTGCTCATTTGCCACTTGCTTTTATTGACAAAGGCGATTATACGCTTGTACCAGATCCAGGATATCCAGTTTATGCTACCGCCACAATGTTTGCTGGTGGTTCTGTCTATAAGATGCCGCTTTTGAAAGAAAATGGCTTTTTACCAGATCTGGACGCAATTGATAAAAGTGTGTTGAATAAAACAAAAATCATGTTTATAAACTATCCAAATAATCCAACAAGCGCTATTGCCACGAAAGATTTTTACAATAGAGTTGTTGAACTTGCTTTAAAATATGGTTTTTTGGTTGCATCAGATAATGCATATTCTGAAATTTATTACGATAATTACAAACCAGTGAGTTTTTTGGAAATTGATGGAGCAAAAGAGGTTGGCATTGAGCTACATTCTTTTTCAAAGACATTTAACATGACTGGCTGGAGGATAGGTTTTGCTGTAGGTAATAAAGAGGGTATCTATGGTCTGGCCAAAATTAAAACAAATGTAGACTCAGGTGTGTTTGGAGCATTGCAAACAGCTGGCATTTTTGCCCTAAATAACTACAAAATGCTAAATGAACCTATAAGAAAAATCTTTCAAGAGCGCAAAAATCAGATGACCCAAGCACTAAGAAAAGCAAATTTTGATTTTGAGGAGCCACTTGCTACATTTTATTTTTGGGTAAAAGTACCGCATGGTTATAATTCCAAAGACTTTACTAAAAAATTACTTGAAGAAAAAGGTATTGTAGTAACACCTGGTGTAGGTTTTGGTGAGTATGGTGAAGGCTATTTTAGAATAAGCATAACAAACCCAAATATACAAAAAGCAGTTGATGCTATAAAGTCATTATGA